One stretch of Chitinivibrionales bacterium DNA includes these proteins:
- the fumC gene encoding class II fumarate hydratase, producing MNYRIEKDTMGEVQVPQDCYWGAQTERSRTLFDIGAEKMPHEIIGALGIVKKASAIINSDLDMLSPAKAQAIIRAADEIISGKLNGQFPLGIWQAGSGTQTNMNVNEVIANRAIELLGGVKGSKNPVHPNDDVNMSQSTNDSFPSAMHIAAVAAIRKKLLPAMSGLHSTLEAKSREYSPIVKIGRTHLMDAVPLTLGQEFSGYATQVRYGIERIEQCLPRLYRIAQGGTAVGTGLNCPAGFAERVAQKIAELTGEPFVSAENKFEAIAAHDAIVETSGALATVAASLMKIANDIRWLASGPRCGIGELILPANEPGSSIMPGKVNPTQADALAMISVQVMGNNAAIIFAGASGNFELNVFKPVLIHNLLQSMRLLADGCRSFNEHCAAGIRPDAAAITRHVASSLMLVTALTPHIGYDKAAKIAQKAHEDKSSLKQAAVALGFVTEKEFETYVRPLDMIGPSVST from the coding sequence ATGAATTATCGGATCGAAAAAGACACGATGGGCGAGGTGCAGGTGCCGCAAGACTGCTACTGGGGCGCCCAGACCGAGCGGTCGCGGACCCTGTTCGATATCGGCGCGGAAAAGATGCCGCATGAAATTATCGGGGCCTTGGGCATCGTGAAAAAAGCGAGTGCGATAATCAACAGCGACCTCGATATGCTTTCCCCAGCAAAGGCGCAGGCCATCATCCGCGCCGCGGACGAAATAATTTCGGGCAAATTGAACGGGCAGTTTCCGCTCGGCATATGGCAGGCCGGCAGCGGAACGCAGACCAACATGAACGTCAACGAGGTGATCGCCAACAGGGCCATCGAGCTTCTGGGCGGCGTGAAGGGCAGCAAAAACCCGGTGCACCCCAACGACGACGTGAACATGTCGCAATCGACCAACGATTCGTTCCCGAGCGCCATGCACATCGCCGCGGTTGCGGCGATCAGAAAAAAACTGCTTCCCGCCATGAGCGGCCTGCATTCGACGCTCGAGGCAAAAAGCCGTGAATATTCCCCCATTGTCAAGATCGGGCGCACGCACCTGATGGACGCCGTTCCACTCACGCTCGGCCAGGAATTTTCCGGGTATGCCACGCAGGTGCGCTACGGCATCGAGCGGATCGAGCAGTGCCTGCCGCGGCTGTACCGGATTGCCCAGGGCGGAACCGCGGTGGGGACCGGGCTCAACTGTCCTGCCGGGTTCGCGGAGCGGGTAGCGCAAAAAATCGCCGAGCTGACCGGCGAACCGTTTGTCTCGGCCGAAAACAAATTCGAGGCAATCGCGGCGCACGACGCGATCGTGGAGACCAGCGGCGCGCTCGCCACCGTGGCGGCCTCGCTCATGAAAATCGCCAACGACATACGGTGGCTCGCCTCGGGACCGCGGTGCGGCATCGGAGAGCTCATTCTTCCGGCCAACGAGCCCGGCAGCTCGATCATGCCCGGAAAGGTAAACCCCACGCAGGCCGACGCGCTCGCCATGATCTCGGTTCAGGTCATGGGCAACAACGCGGCGATCATTTTCGCCGGCGCATCGGGCAATTTCGAGCTCAATGTTTTCAAACCCGTGTTGATCCACAACCTGCTCCAGTCGATGCGGCTGCTTGCCGATGGGTGCAGGAGTTTCAACGAGCACTGCGCCGCGGGCATCAGGCCGGACGCGGCCGCAATCACCCGGCATGTCGCCAGCTCGCTCATGCTGGTGACCGCGCTCACCCCGCACATCGGCTACGACAAGGCGGCGAAGATCGCGCAGAAGGCCCATGAGGACAAGTCGAGCCTCAAGCAGGCGGCGGTGGCGCTCGGG